The genomic window GACGAACTGGTCGGCAATGGCGCTGAAGCCACGGATCGACACCTGGTCGCGCTGCCCGTCGCCCGACGAAAAACTCACGCCCGGCACGTTCTTGAGCGCGTCCTGGATCGACGTCGCATGCTGGTCCTGCATGACCTGCGCGGTCACCACGTTGACGGTTTGCGGGACGTCGCGCAGCGGTGCCTCGGTCTTGGTGGCGCTGACCGTCGACGTGGGCTTGTAGCCGGTGCCGAGGTCCTTGTCGCCATCGGCGCGGACCGTCACGGAAGGCAGTGTCTGGGGTTCGGCGGGCACGTTCTGGGCGTGCGCGACATGGAAAAGCAATGCGGGTCCGATCGAAACGCTGACACGGACGTACTTCTTGTGCAGATAACGGCTCATTTCCCTGACTGTAATGGTTTTGTAATTCTTTGAATGGGAGCGATTATCATTTTCGATACCTGCGCCGTCAACGAATTTGCTCCAAACGGGTGAAACTGTTGCGCGATCCGGCGGCGTTAAGGTTTTTTTAAGGTCCGTCGGATACTCTGCGCGACGGCGCTTGGCCCGTCCTCCACGGGCAGGCGCCGGCCGATCCACCGCCTGACGCAGAGACGATCTCCATGCCTCACCACAAGCCCCGGCCCCCACACCTCCGGCCGGCCGGCGTACCGCTGTATGGCCAGGGATCGATCGCCCCCCATCTGTCCGGCGCAGGCTGGGCCGCCCTGTGGGTTGCCGCCGCCCTGCTGCTCTGGTTCGGTACGCTGGGCCTGGGTCACCTGCTCGGGCCCGACGAAGGCCGCTACGCGGAAATCTCGCGCGAAATGCTGTCCACCGGTGACTGGGTCACCATCCGCTACAACGACCTGAAGTACTTCGAGAAGCCGCCCTTCCACATGTGGGCGACGGCCGTGGTCTACGCGCTGTTCGGCATCGGCGAGTGGCAGGCCCGGCTGACGGTGGCGCTGGCCGGCCTGCTCGGCATGGCGATGACGATGCTGGCCACGTGGCGATGGTTTGGCCTGCGGGCCGCCGCCTTTGCCGGGCTGGCCCTGCTGGCCGCGCCCATCTGGAGCATCGCCGCCCACTACAACACGCTCGACATGACCCTGGCCGGCGTCATGTCCTGCGTGCTGGCCTGCATGCTGATGGCCCAGCACCCGGACGCCGCGCCCGCCGCGCGCCGCAGGTGGATGCTGGCCTGCTGGGCCGCGATGGGCGTGGCGATCCTGACCAAGGGGCTGGTCGGCATCGCCCTGCCGGGGCTGGTGTTGCTGGTCTACATGGCCGTGACGCGCGACTGGCGGCTGTGGCGGCGCCTGCATCCCGTGCCGGGCGCGCTGGTCATGCTGGCCGTCACCGTGCCGTGGTTCTATCTGGTGGCCAGCCGCAACGCGGAATTCCTCCATTTCTTCTTTATCCACGAGCACTGGCAGCGCTACACGACCAACCTGCACGCCCGGAGCGGCCCCCTCGCCTACTTCGTGCCGATCCTGGTCGGCGGTTTCCTGCCCTGGATCGGCCTGTGGCCACGGATCTGGGCGGCCGTGCCCCGCACGGACGGGCGCCAGCCGCCCGCGTTCCGGCCGGCACTGATGGCCGGCCTCTGGGCCGCATCGATCTTCGTGTTCTTCAGCCTGTCCCATTCCAAGCTGCCCGGCTATATCGTGCCGATCGTCCCGGCGCTCGGCCTGCTGGCCGGCGTGGCGCTCGACAAGCTCGACCCCGCAGCGTGGCGCAGGCAACTGCGGATCATGGCGGCGATTGCCGGCTGCGGGCTGCTGGCCGCGCCGTTCGTGGCCACGCTGCATGCCAACCACACGCCCAACGCGGTCTGGCGCGTCTACGCCGTGTGGGTCGCCGCGGCCTTCCTGATCATGCTGGTGTCGATCGCCATCGCCGGCGTGCTGGCGCGCCGCGGCGTGCTGCGCAGCGTGGCGGTGTACGCGATGGGCATGTACCTGGGCTTCAGCACGGCGCTGGTCGGCTACGAGACCGTGGACGGCCCCGCGTCGGGCGCCACGCTGGCCCCGGAACTGCGGCTGGTGCTGACGCCCCGGATGCCGCTGTACGGCGTGCAGATGCTCGACCACACGCTGCCGTTCTACGTCGGCCATCCGCTGACGATGGTCGGCGCGGCCGACGAGCTGACGTTCGGCACCGACATCGAGCCGGACCGCGCCGTTCCCACCCTTGACGCGTTCGAAAAGCGCTGGGCCGGCCCCGAGGCGGCGATGGCCGTCATGTCGCCGGAGACCTACCTGCAACTCTCGCCGCTGATGCATACCTATGTGGTCTACCGCGACTGGTACCGCGTCGTGGTCAGCAACACCCCGCTGCCGGCCGCGCTGGCGGGCCATCGGGGCGCCCCCCGGCCCGTCGATTCCCGCGAGATCCGGCTCGGCATGCGGCACCCGTAGCGGGGCATTCAGGCGTCCGACAGCCGTCGGCGGGCGGTCTTACATTTGCGAGCAGAGCCGTGTATAAGTCGGTCTGGCTTGATTCCCGCGCAACAATGAAGACGACGATCGACGAACTGCTGGCCTTTGTGGCCGTCGTGGACACCGGCTCGATCACGGCGGCGGCCGATCACCTGTCGCTGACCGTATCCGCCACCAGCCGCACGCTGAGCCGGCTGGAGGAAAAGCTGCAGACCACGCTGCTGCGCCGGACCACGCGGCGGCTGGAGTTGACCGAGGAGGGCGCCGCCTTCCTGGAACAGGCACGCGCCATCCTGGCGATGGTGGACGCGGCCGAGGAGCAGATGGCCGCCCGCCGCCTGCGCCCGGTGGGCCGCCTGCGCGTCGACGCCGCCACGCCATTCATGCTCCATGTCATCGTGCCGCTCGTGGAAGGCTTCCGCGCGCGCTACCCCGACGTCGAACTCGAACTCAATTCGAACGAAGGCATCATCGACCTGCTGGAAAAGCGCACGGATGTGGCGTTCCGGATCGGCACGCTCAAGGATTCGACGCTGCATGCCCGCCCCATCGGCACCAGCCGTATCCGCGTGCTGGCCAGCCCCGACTACCTGAAGCGGCACGGCACGCCGACAAAGGTCGAGCAACTGTCCGGCCATGCGCTGCTGGGCTTCACGCAGCCCGAATCGCTGAACGACTGGCCGCTGCGCGCCGCCGACGGGGGCATCGTCCACATCAAGCCGACCATTGCCTCATCGAGCGGCGAGACGCTGCGCAGCCTGGCGCTGGCCGGCCAGGGCATTGTCTGCCTGTCCGATTTCATGACGCGCGACGACCGCCAGTCCGGCCGGCTGGTGCCGCTCTTTGCCCGCCAGACGCTCGATGTCCGCCAGCCGATCCACGCAGTCTATTACCGCAACACCGCCCTGGCCTCGCGCATCACCTGCTTTGTCGACTACGTGGTCGCCACGCTTGGCCGCCGGCCGTTCGAGGACTAGCCGGCGCGCCTAGTCGGGCGACTTCACGCCGGGCCGCATCGTGGCGCTTTCCAGCAACTGTTCGTGGACGAACGCGTACAGCACCAGCGATTCGCGCTCGCCGTAGGCATCGAAGGCCACGCCGACGTTGTGGAATGGCTCGGCCGCATCGGCGTCGGGGTCCTGCCGTGTCCACCCTTCGACAGACAGCTTCTGCTTCAGCCCCGCCGCGCGCAGCGTAAATTCCAGCCGCACCGGCTGCCCCGGCGTTTCAAACTGCGGCGACGCCGTGGAAATCGACGCCCCGCCCGTGCTCAGGTCGGTGATCAGTACCGTCTGCGGCCGGGCCTGTTCCCCGGACAGCACCAGCGACCCCACCAGCCGCACCGGTACGCGGATGCTGCCGCGCATCTCGCGCGCCTCGATATGCCGGATATCGTCAAGCATCCAGTACGGGAACGGCGTGCGCGACGTGGCCTGGACGCGCGCCGAGAAGCTGTGGATGTTGGTGCCCGAGAACCCGCGGAACAGCACCACTTCGCCATCGGCGATCTCGGCGGCCACGCCGGCAAGGGCGGGCCAGCCGATGAACGCGGCGCCGTCGTTGAAGCCGATCAGCCGGCTGACGGCCGCGCGCGCCGCGTCGGTAGGCCGCTTGACGTGCAGCAGCGTGCCGACCAGCAGGCCATACCGGTCGTGCCAGGCGGTGCTCGGCATGTCGGCCCGCAGCGGCGCCTCGCCATCGGCCCAGAAACAGCGGCCGCCGTGCAGCGCCAGTTCCCGCTCCTCGGCGGCGTGGAACACCGTGCCTTCGTCCGCGACCGGAAAGCCCAGTTCATCGACCAGCGTCGCCTTCAGCGGTTGGCCCAGTTCGATCTCTTCAGCCTGCACTTCCCTGCGCATGGTCAGCCCTTTGTTGTGGTGGGCGGGTCGATCCGCCACGGTGATTCGTGTTTCCGGCCCAGACCATCGCCGGGACGCTCAGCCGCCGAAGGCATCTTCCATCTGCCGGGCGCGCTTGACACTGTCGCCATGCAGGTAGAGCGAGGTCGTCGATACCGACGCATGGCGCAGGTTGTCGCGCACCGTGGTCAACTCCGCGCCGCGTGCCAGCGCGTGCGTGGCGTGGGTATGGCGCAGCCAGTGCGGGCTGGCCTGGCGCAGTTTCTCCGCCGTGGCCGGCCGCTCGGCCTCTAGCGTGTCGGCGGCGGTCGAGAAGAACCGCTTGATGATCATCCACAATCGCGCGCCTGTAATCCCCCCACTTTCGTCGGGGCCCAGGCTGCCGACAATTGGCGTAGCGGGGTCCCAATGGGCGCGGGCCACCGGCAGGCCGCGTTCGACCAGGTAGCGGTCCAGCGCGTTGCGCGCCAGCGGCGGCAGCGCCACCCGGCCCGCCTTGGCGCCCTTGCCCACCAGATGCAGCCAGTGGTCGCCATGCAGGTCGGTTTCCACGTTGCGCAGCGTGGCGCCGACCAGTTCGCTGGCGCGCAGGCCCGTGGCGTAGGTGAAATCGAGGATGAAACGCAGCCGCTGGGCCGCCGGCGCCTCCCAGCCGTACGACCATTCCAGGCCGTCGGCGATGCTGCGCGTGAGCATCCATTCCCCTTCGGAGAACGCATGCGAGACGTCCAGCGCCGCCGTCTTGGTCCCGCCGCGCACCTTCAGCCCGGCAAACGGATTGGCCAGCACGTAGCGCTGCTGCACCAGCCAGCGGAACAGCGCGCCCAGCACCTGCAGCGTGTAGGCGGCCGAGCGCGGCGACAACGCATCGGTAAACGGCTTCCAGTCCGGCGCGCTGCGCGGCCGGGCCGGGCCCACCCAGCGGTCGCGCGGCCGGGGCTGGCGCAGGAAATTGCGGTAGGCGGTGGCGTCCTCGGTCGTCAGCGACGACAGCGGCCGGCCTTTCTCGATGATCGCCCACAGGATCAGGCGCTCGGCCTCCTTGCGGTAGGCGCGCTGCGTCGACGGGGATTCATGGAGCGCCAGCCACGCCTGCACCGCCGCGTAATCGTTGTCGGCGTTGAGCGAGCAGGTGTCGCGCGGCGCGCGGAACTGGCCCAGCGAACCGTCCACTTCATGCGGCAGATGGCCCATCTGCTCCCACGGCACGATCATCGCGCGGGGCTGCGCCGCGACCAGCGCCCGGGCGCGGGCGGTCAGCTCGGGCCATTCGGCAAAGAACGCCTCGATCCGCCGCGCACCGCTGACGCCCAGGCCGGGAATCGTTGCCCACCACTGGCGGCGGCGCGGGATGCGGACGGTCAGGTCGGCCAGCGTGTGGATGTCGTGTGCCCGCAGCGCGGCCACCGACGCCGGCGCCAGCCACATGCCGATGTCATCGGCAATCTGCGGCGCGGGCGGCGGCATGTTGCGCAGCGTCTCGATGGCCTGGTCCGCCGCCCTGCCCCGCTGCGGCCGTTCGGCGGCCGGGAATTCGAACAGGGCGGCCAGGTCCTCGCGCCGGCGGTAGCGGGCGTAGGCCGCCAACTGGCGCCGGATGCGGCCGAGGATGCCGCGCGACGACTGGCCGTGCGCGCGGTCGGCATCGAGATACTGGGTGACGGCGGCCCGCGTCGACATCCCCGCGTGCCACGCGCGCAGCGTGGCCAGGGAATCGGCGTCGGGAAAGGCGGAAAGCGGGGTCTGGGGGGCTGTCATCGGCGGGAGTCTAGCACCGGCGTCCTCGCGTTGCGATAACTTTTCTTATCGCAATGGCTTGCGTTGCTACCCAAACCTTCCCGCCGCAGTTTGCCGGTCAGTGGACCGACTCGCCCCGGATCAGCAGTACCGGCTTGGCCGACTTCGAAATCACGCCCTCGGAAACGCTGCCCATGATCACGCGCCGCATGCCGCGCCGGCCGTGGGTGCCCATCACGATCAGGTCGGCCTGCCATTGGTCGGCGTGGCTGACGATGGTCCCCGAGATGTTGCCCGGCGACACCGGCTTTTCGGCCAGCGCGGTCAGGCAGCGCACCCCGGCGTTCTCGAAGCGCCGCGACGCGGCCGCCAGCGCCTTCTGCCCCACGTGGACCATGCCGTTGACGATTTCGGTGGGATCGATATAGGCGTGCTCGAAGAACAGTTCGCTGTCATCCACCACGAACAGCACCTTGACTTCGGCCTGCAGTTGCTTGGCCAGGCCCACCGCCTGCGCGATGGCCAGTTCGGAGGACGGGCCGCCATCCACCGCCACGAGAATCCGCTCGTACATCGATGCACCTCTTGCGTCTGCGTTGTCGTTGCTACCAAGCATAGTTCCCGCGAAGCCGTGCAAATTGACCTGAATCAAGCGCGATGCAATCGTAGAAACTTTATTTCCAGATGTTCAAAGGGCTGGATCGATCACGATGATCGGATAGGATAGGCAGACGCCGAACGCAATCGACCCCATACGATGACTGTTGCCGCTGTTGCATGCATGACCCGGAAGTTCACGCCGGCCGCACTGCCCACGCCGGTCCGCCGGTCCCTCAATCAGGTGTTCGCCAGCGCCGGCACGGCATGGCTGCTCTGCAGCGCCACCGCCGCCCTGGCCCAGCCCCCGCAGGACCTGCTCTGGTTTGCCGAAGGCCGGCCCTCGCAGGCCGCGCAGGCCGCAATCAAGGCGCTGAACGATTCGCCGGCCGACGGCCTCGATCCGCGTGACTACGACGCCGAGGGCCTGCAACGCACGCTTGGCGAGCTGGTCGGCGCCCCGGCCGCGTCACCCGAAGCCGCGCAGCGCTTCGACACCGCGCTGACCCGCGCGATGACGCGCTACCTGGCCGACCTCCATCGCGGCCGCGTGGATCCACGCAAGGTCCACGCGAATTTCTCGGCCAGCAACCTGCCACCGTTCGATCCCGAGGCCTACCTGCGCAACGCCATGACCGCCAACCGGCTGGCCGACGCGCTGCGCGAGGCCGCCCCGTCGTTCCCGCTCTACGGCACGCTGCGCACCGCGCTGGCCAGGTATCGCAAGCTGGCGGCCGAGCCGTACTGGAAGTCGCCACTGCCCGCACCCGCCGGCGGCAAGCTGACGCCGGGCCAGCCCTACGCCGCCCTGCCCCAGCTTGCGCAACGGCTGGAAGCGCTGGGCGATCTGGCGCCCGGCACCGCCGTGCCGCAGCGCTACGAAGGCGCGCTCGTCGATGGCGTCAAGGCGTTCCAGAAGCGCCATGCGCTGGATACCGACGGCGTGATCGGCGCCGGCACGCTGGCGCAGCTCAATGTGTCGCCAGCCGCCCGCGTGGCGCAGATCGGCCTGACGATGGAGCGCCTGCGCTGGACGCCGCTGGCCGAGGGCCCGCGCATGATCGTGGTCAACGTGCCCGAATTCGTGCTGCGCGCCTACGACTATTCCGAAGGCAAGCTAGACATCAAGCTGGAGATGAAGGTCATCGTCGGCAAGGCGCTGGACACCCGCACGCCGCTGTTCAAGGAGGACATGCGCTACATCGAGTTCAGTCCGTACTGGAACGTGCCGTCGTCGATCGCGCGCAAGGAGGTCATTCCGAAGGCGCAGCGCGACCCCGGCTATTTCTCGCGGCAGGGCTTCGAGTTCGTCTACGGCACGCAGGCCAACGCCACGCTGAGCCAGGCGAACATCGACGCGGTGCTGAACGGGCAGGCGCGCATCCGCCAGCGCCCCGGCCCGCTGAACGCGCTGGGCGACATCAAGTTCATCTTCCCGAACAACCAGGCCATCTACCTGCACCACACGCCCACGCCGCAGTTGTTCAAGCGCGAGCGGCGCGACTTCAGCCACGGCTGCATCCGCGTGGAGGCGCCGGTGGCGCTGGCCCAGTTCGCGCTTCAGGGGATGCCCGAATGGACCGAGTCGCGCATCCGTGAGGCAATGACGGCTGGCAAATCGAAGACCGTCGCGCTACAGCAGCCCGTGCCCGTGGTGCTGGCGTATGGCACCGCCGTCGCGCGCGCCGATGGGCGGGTATACTTCGTGCCTGACATTTACGGACAGGACAAGTTGCTGGACCAGGCGCTGCGGCAGCGCGCGGGCGCCAGGCCTGCCGTACGGCCCTCCTGAACGCCGCACCGTTGTAAAAGTTTCCATGTCCGATTCCAGCACCTCCCAGCGTCGCCGTTTCTTTCACCGTGCCGGCGCCATCGCGCTAGGCGCGGGCCTGTCGACGCTGGCACCGCGTGCCGCGCTGGCAGCGCTGGGCCCCGATGCCCGCTCGCTTTCCTTCGAACACACCCACACCGGCGAGCACCTGTCGCTGGTCTACGCGATGGGCGACCAGGTGCTGCCGCAGGCGCAGACGTCGCTCAATCACTTCCTGCGCGACCACTATTCGGGCACGGTCGGCGAGATCGATCCGAAGCTGTTCGCCCTGCTGTTCAGCCTGCGCCGCGAGGTGGGCAGCAACGCGCCATTCCAGGTGATCTCCGGCTACCGCTGCCCGCTGACCAACGACCGCCTGCGCAAGACGCGCGGCGGCGGCGTGGCCCGGCGCAGCCTGCACATGGACGGCATGGCCATCGACATCCGGCTGCCCGGCGTGCCGCTGGCAGACCTGCGCGACGCCGCGCAGTCGCTGCAGGTGGGCGGCGTGGGCTTCTACCAGTCCGACAACTTCCTCCACGTCGACACCGGCCGCGTACGCCGCTGGGGCTAACGCCGCTCCAGCACCTTGAGCAGGGCCGCCTCGAAGCGCGGGTCCTGCAGCGCGCCGACGTTGTAGCGCGACCACGGCTGCGGCGAGTCCGCATCCACGCGGAACACGCGGCCGGGCGCGATCATCACCTTCTCCTGCAGCAGTTGCTCGGCCAGCGCCAGCGTGTCCGGCACGCCCGGTAGCGCGGCCCAGATGTACAGCGACTGCTCGGGCCGCACCAGCACCTCGGCGCCCAGCCGGTCGAACAGCGCCAGCGCACGGCTCGTGGCCTCGGCCAGCCGCGCGCGCAGCCGCGTGATGTAGCGCTGGTAGTGGCCCTCGCTCAGGATCACGTCGACGGTCCGCTCGCAATATTCCGAACTGCTCACGTGGATCAGCGCCTTCAGGTCGGCCAGATCGCTGGCCAGGTCTGCCCCGCAGGCGATAAAGCCGACCCGCAGCGCCGCCGAGCATGACTTCGAAAAACTGCCGATATAGAGCGTCCGGTCGAGCTGGTCCAGCGCGGACAGCCGCGGCAGCGTGGCCGGCTTGAAATCGGCCAGCGGGTCGTTTTCCACCACCTGGATGTTGTATTTCTGGGCCAGTTGCAGCACCCGGAATGCCTTGGCCGCCGACAGGTCCGAGCCCGTCGGGTTGTGACCCACCGACTGCGTGAAGAACAGCCGCGGCCGTTCGCGGATCAGGATCTGCTCGAATGCCTCCAGGTCCGGCCCATCGGCCAGCCGCGGCACACCGACGATTCGCACGCCCGCCAGCTTGAGCTTGCCGAACAGCGGGTAGTAGCCCGGATCATCCACCAGCGCGGTCTCGCCCGGCTGCAGGAAGTAGCGGATGACCAGGTCCAGCGCGTCGTTGGCGCCGTGCGTCAGCACGATCTGCCGGGCTTCGGCGCCGATGCCCAGGTCGCCCAGCTTGCGCACCAGATGGTCGCGCAGCGGCGCGTAGCCGAACCGGTTGCCATAGCGGAACAGCGCCCCCAGCCCGGTGCGCACGACCTTGTGGTGGTACTTGTCCAGCCGCGCCTCGGACAGCCATTCGACGGGCGGAAAGCCGTCGCCCACCGCCAGCACGTCGGGCCGGCTCTTGAGCTGCTCGCGCATCAGCCAGACGATGTCCATCGCCCGGTTCAGCGAGCCGGCATCCTCGTCCGGCTTCGGCCGGGCCGGCTGGGACGTCACGAAGTAGCCCGCGCCGCGCCGGGGCTCCACCAGCCCCCGCCCCACCAGGATTTCGAACGCGGCGACGATCGTGTTTTTGCTATGGCCCTGCAACTGGGCCAGCTCGCGCAGGGACGGCAGTTTCTCGCCGCTGCGGTAGGCACCGTCCAGGATCTGGCGCTCCAGCATATCGGCCAGCGAGACGGAAATCGGCGTGGATTTTGGGCTCATAGGGGTACAGACCATCACAAAGGGAGGACGAGGTGGGCGCGACTGTCCCGCCAAACTGTACCTTTCGATACTGGTACAGCGTCCCTAAACTGTCTCCATCTTATACACATATGGAGACCTCGATGGCAACCGATTCCGCGCTTCCGAACTTTCGCGCGCTCACTCCGGCCCAGCGGCTCGAACACGTCGCCGCCGTGACCGGGCTGACCGCGGACGAGGCGCGCCTGATTGCCGAGCCCGGCGCGCTCGGCACGGATCGGGCCAACGGGATGATCGAGAACGTGGTCGGCACGTTCGACCTGCCGCTCGGCATCGCCGGCTACTTCCAGGTCAACGGCCGCGACTACGTGGTGCCGATGGTGGTCGAGGAACCCTCGGTCGTCGCCGCGGCGTCGTTCATGGCCAAGCTGGCGCGCCAGGACGGCGGCTTCCAGGCATCGAGCTCCGGCCCGCTGATGCGGGCGCAGGTCCAGGTGCTGGGCATTGCCGACCCGTTCGGCGCGCGCCAGGCACTGTTGCGCCAGCGCGACGAAATCGTCGCCCTGGCCAACAGCCGCGACAAGGTGCTGATCGGCCTGGGCGGCGGCTGCCGGGACATCGAGGTCCATGTGTTCCCCGACACGCCGCGCGGCCCGATGATCGTGATGCACCTGATCGTCGACGTGCGCGACGCCATGGGCGCCAACACCGTCAACACGATGGCCGAGGCCGTGTCGCCGACGGTGGAACGCATTACCGGCGGATCGGTAAGATTGCGCATCCTGTCGAATCTGGCGGATCTGCGACTGGCCCGGGCGCGCGTGCGGCTGACCGCCGACACGCTGGCCACGCGCGAGCGCAGCGGGGCCGAGATCATCGAGGGCGTGATCGATGCCTACACGTTCGCGGCCATCGACCCGTACCGGGCGGCCACGCACAACAAGGGCATCATGAACGGCATCGACCCGGTCATCGTGGCCACCGGCAACGACTGGCGCGCCGTGGAAGCCGGCGCGCACGCCTATGCCTGTCGCGGCGGCCGCTACACGTCGCTCACGCATTGGGAGAAGGACAACACCGGCGCGCTGGTGGGCACGATCGAGATGCCCATGCCGGTGGGGCTGGTTGGCGGGGCTACCAAGACGCACCCGCTGGCCCGGCTGGCGCTGAAGATTCTCGACGTGGATTCCGCGCAGACGCTGGGCGAGGTTGCCGTGGCGGTGGGGCTGGCCCAGAATCTGGGCGCCCTGCGCGCGCTGGCCACGGAGGGCATCCAGCGCGGGCATATGGCGCTGCACGCGCGCAACATCGCGCTGGTGGCCGGCGCGGTGGGCGAAGAAGTCGACCGCGTGGCGCGCCGCATGGCCGAGGAACACGATGTACGCACCGATCGCGCGGTGGCGCTGCTCCAGGAGCTGCGCAGCCGCTAGTCAGCAGTTCATCCTTGAAGAAAGAGCTGGCCAGGCGTGCAAGGGCATGCCCAGGCCAGCCGATATCGGAGACAAATCATGCATCCACACGAGAATGCATCGGAACGCCGCCTGGTGGAGGTCTGGGGCGACACGGCCGATACGACGCACCTGGCGTGGTCCATCGCCATCGGCGCCGCGGTCAGCCTGACCTGCTACTGGGCCGCGAGCCGGCTGCTGGCCGCCGTGGTGGATTCGCCCGAGCTGGCGCGCGCCTACGCCATGCTGGCCGGCCTGTTCGGCTGCCTGGTAGCCGGCCTGATCTGCGCCATGCTGTTCAAGCCCAAACGCATCGTCGTGGAAAACGAGACCGGCCAGACTGCGGCCCGCCTGGACGCGCTGCGCAAGCTGGCCGAAGACGCCGGCGGCATCGGCCCGATCCACGCGCTGCCGCCCGTGGTAGTGGCCGAACTGCGCGAGCTGCAACTGCTGGAACTGTTTCATTCGCCAGAACATCCCGGTGCCGCACCGGCCAGCGCCCCCGTGGCGCAGGCACTGGCGCAGCGGCAAGCGGTTTGAAGTCCCGG from Cupriavidus pauculus includes these protein-coding regions:
- a CDS encoding PLP-dependent aminotransferase family protein: MSPKSTPISVSLADMLERQILDGAYRSGEKLPSLRELAQLQGHSKNTIVAAFEILVGRGLVEPRRGAGYFVTSQPARPKPDEDAGSLNRAMDIVWLMREQLKSRPDVLAVGDGFPPVEWLSEARLDKYHHKVVRTGLGALFRYGNRFGYAPLRDHLVRKLGDLGIGAEARQIVLTHGANDALDLVIRYFLQPGETALVDDPGYYPLFGKLKLAGVRIVGVPRLADGPDLEAFEQILIRERPRLFFTQSVGHNPTGSDLSAAKAFRVLQLAQKYNIQVVENDPLADFKPATLPRLSALDQLDRTLYIGSFSKSCSAALRVGFIACGADLASDLADLKALIHVSSSEYCERTVDVILSEGHYQRYITRLRARLAEATSRALALFDRLGAEVLVRPEQSLYIWAALPGVPDTLALAEQLLQEKVMIAPGRVFRVDADSPQPWSRYNVGALQDPRFEAALLKVLERR
- a CDS encoding YcbK family protein codes for the protein MSDSSTSQRRRFFHRAGAIALGAGLSTLAPRAALAALGPDARSLSFEHTHTGEHLSLVYAMGDQVLPQAQTSLNHFLRDHYSGTVGEIDPKLFALLFSLRREVGSNAPFQVISGYRCPLTNDRLRKTRGGGVARRSLHMDGMAIDIRLPGVPLADLRDAAQSLQVGGVGFYQSDNFLHVDTGRVRRWG
- a CDS encoding universal stress protein, with product MYERILVAVDGGPSSELAIAQAVGLAKQLQAEVKVLFVVDDSELFFEHAYIDPTEIVNGMVHVGQKALAAASRRFENAGVRCLTALAEKPVSPGNISGTIVSHADQWQADLIVMGTHGRRGMRRVIMGSVSEGVISKSAKPVLLIRGESVH
- a CDS encoding L,D-transpeptidase family protein, which translates into the protein MTRKFTPAALPTPVRRSLNQVFASAGTAWLLCSATAALAQPPQDLLWFAEGRPSQAAQAAIKALNDSPADGLDPRDYDAEGLQRTLGELVGAPAASPEAAQRFDTALTRAMTRYLADLHRGRVDPRKVHANFSASNLPPFDPEAYLRNAMTANRLADALREAAPSFPLYGTLRTALARYRKLAAEPYWKSPLPAPAGGKLTPGQPYAALPQLAQRLEALGDLAPGTAVPQRYEGALVDGVKAFQKRHALDTDGVIGAGTLAQLNVSPAARVAQIGLTMERLRWTPLAEGPRMIVVNVPEFVLRAYDYSEGKLDIKLEMKVIVGKALDTRTPLFKEDMRYIEFSPYWNVPSSIARKEVIPKAQRDPGYFSRQGFEFVYGTQANATLSQANIDAVLNGQARIRQRPGPLNALGDIKFIFPNNQAIYLHHTPTPQLFKRERRDFSHGCIRVEAPVALAQFALQGMPEWTESRIREAMTAGKSKTVALQQPVPVVLAYGTAVARADGRVYFVPDIYGQDKLLDQALRQRAGARPAVRPS
- a CDS encoding site-specific integrase; amino-acid sequence: MTAPQTPLSAFPDADSLATLRAWHAGMSTRAAVTQYLDADRAHGQSSRGILGRIRRQLAAYARYRRREDLAALFEFPAAERPQRGRAADQAIETLRNMPPPAPQIADDIGMWLAPASVAALRAHDIHTLADLTVRIPRRRQWWATIPGLGVSGARRIEAFFAEWPELTARARALVAAQPRAMIVPWEQMGHLPHEVDGSLGQFRAPRDTCSLNADNDYAAVQAWLALHESPSTQRAYRKEAERLILWAIIEKGRPLSSLTTEDATAYRNFLRQPRPRDRWVGPARPRSAPDWKPFTDALSPRSAAYTLQVLGALFRWLVQQRYVLANPFAGLKVRGGTKTAALDVSHAFSEGEWMLTRSIADGLEWSYGWEAPAAQRLRFILDFTYATGLRASELVGATLRNVETDLHGDHWLHLVGKGAKAGRVALPPLARNALDRYLVERGLPVARAHWDPATPIVGSLGPDESGGITGARLWMIIKRFFSTAADTLEAERPATAEKLRQASPHWLRHTHATHALARGAELTTVRDNLRHASVSTTSLYLHGDSVKRARQMEDAFGG
- a CDS encoding flagellar brake domain-containing protein, producing MADRPAHHNKGLTMRREVQAEEIELGQPLKATLVDELGFPVADEGTVFHAAEERELALHGGRCFWADGEAPLRADMPSTAWHDRYGLLVGTLLHVKRPTDAARAAVSRLIGFNDGAAFIGWPALAGVAAEIADGEVVLFRGFSGTNIHSFSARVQATSRTPFPYWMLDDIRHIEAREMRGSIRVPVRLVGSLVLSGEQARPQTVLITDLSTGGASISTASPQFETPGQPVRLEFTLRAAGLKQKLSVEGWTRQDPDADAAEPFHNVGVAFDAYGERESLVLYAFVHEQLLESATMRPGVKSPD
- a CDS encoding LysR family transcriptional regulator, encoding MKTTIDELLAFVAVVDTGSITAAADHLSLTVSATSRTLSRLEEKLQTTLLRRTTRRLELTEEGAAFLEQARAILAMVDAAEEQMAARRLRPVGRLRVDAATPFMLHVIVPLVEGFRARYPDVELELNSNEGIIDLLEKRTDVAFRIGTLKDSTLHARPIGTSRIRVLASPDYLKRHGTPTKVEQLSGHALLGFTQPESLNDWPLRAADGGIVHIKPTIASSSGETLRSLALAGQGIVCLSDFMTRDDRQSGRLVPLFARQTLDVRQPIHAVYYRNTALASRITCFVDYVVATLGRRPFED
- a CDS encoding glycosyltransferase family 39 protein gives rise to the protein MPHHKPRPPHLRPAGVPLYGQGSIAPHLSGAGWAALWVAAALLLWFGTLGLGHLLGPDEGRYAEISREMLSTGDWVTIRYNDLKYFEKPPFHMWATAVVYALFGIGEWQARLTVALAGLLGMAMTMLATWRWFGLRAAAFAGLALLAAPIWSIAAHYNTLDMTLAGVMSCVLACMLMAQHPDAAPAARRRWMLACWAAMGVAILTKGLVGIALPGLVLLVYMAVTRDWRLWRRLHPVPGALVMLAVTVPWFYLVASRNAEFLHFFFIHEHWQRYTTNLHARSGPLAYFVPILVGGFLPWIGLWPRIWAAVPRTDGRQPPAFRPALMAGLWAASIFVFFSLSHSKLPGYIVPIVPALGLLAGVALDKLDPAAWRRQLRIMAAIAGCGLLAAPFVATLHANHTPNAVWRVYAVWVAAAFLIMLVSIAIAGVLARRGVLRSVAVYAMGMYLGFSTALVGYETVDGPASGATLAPELRLVLTPRMPLYGVQMLDHTLPFYVGHPLTMVGAADELTFGTDIEPDRAVPTLDAFEKRWAGPEAAMAVMSPETYLQLSPLMHTYVVYRDWYRVVVSNTPLPAALAGHRGAPRPVDSREIRLGMRHP